One stretch of Passer domesticus isolate bPasDom1 chromosome 2, bPasDom1.hap1, whole genome shotgun sequence DNA includes these proteins:
- the LOC135294664 gene encoding galactosylgalactosylxylosylprotein 3-beta-glucuronosyltransferase 1-like isoform X1: MLRRRNLLTTLLIALPWALLLTLWHQYPTTHYLSLLRKETDENVTSKALLNGTSALREEVFPSCTRQQQSIGATPRIIQNYVYSRPPPWSDTLPTIFVITPTYTRPVQKAELTRLANTFLHVQNLHWVVVEDSPRRTNLVSNLLEKAGLNFTHLNVETPKSLKLGLSWIPSHTPRGTLQRNLGLHWLRDSFSNTPPPEGVVYFADDDNTYSLELFEEMRYTRRVSVWPVAFVGGLRYESPKVSPAGKVVGWKTVFDPNRPFAIDMAGFAISIKLILEKPHASFKLEGVKGGYQETSLLKDLVTMDGLEPKAANCTKVLVWHTRTERPTLVNEGKRGFTDPRVEV, from the exons ATGCTGAGGAGACGTAACCTTCTTACCACGCTCCTGATTGCCTTGCCATGGGCTCTTCTCCTAACTTTGTGGCACCAGTACCCAACCACCCACTACCTCAGCCTCCTGAGAA AAGAGACAGATGAGAACGTGACCTCTAAAGCTCTCCTTAATGGTACATCTGCACTGAGAGAAGAAGTCTTCCCATCATGCACTCGGCAGCAGCAAAGCATAGGAGCAACACCTAGAATCATCCAGAATTATGTGTACTCCAGGCCTCCCCCATGGTCAGACACCCTGCCAACCATCTTTGTTATCACCCCTACCTACACCCGGCCAGTGCAAAAAGCTGAGCTGACCCGTCTGGCCAACACCTTCCTCCACGTACAGAACCTGCACTGGGTGGTGGTGGAGGACTCTCCGCGGAGGACCAACCTTGTATCCAACCTGCTGGAGAAGGCTGGGCTCAACTTCACCCACCTCAACGTGGAGACACCCAAGAGCCTGAAGCTGGGTCTGTCCTGGATCCCATCCCACACCCCAAGGGGGACACTACAGAGGAACCTGGGGCTGCACTGGCTGAGGGACAGCTTCAGCAACACCCCACCACCAGAAGGCGTAGTCTATTTTGCTGATGATGATAACACCTACAGCCTGGAGCTCTTTGAGGAG ATGCGCTACACAAGGCGGGTCTCAGTCTGGCCAGTGGCTTTCGTTGGGGGGCTGCGATATGAATCCCCAAAagtgagcccagcagggaaggTGGTAGGCTGGAAAACCGTCTTTGACCCCAATCGTCCCTTTGCGATTGACATGGCTGGATTTGCTATCAGCATCAAGTTGATTTTGGAGAAGCCTCACGCCAGTTTCAAGCTGGAGGGAGTTAAAGGAGGGTACCAGGAAACAAGTCTGCTGAAGGATTTAGTGACTATGGACGGGCTGGAGCCCAAAGCAGCTAACTGCACAAAG GTGTTGGTCTGGCACACAAGAACTGAGAGGCCCACTCTGGTTAATGAAGGCAAGCGTGGGTTTACAGACCCCAGAGTAGAGGTGTAA
- the LOC135294664 gene encoding galactosylgalactosylxylosylprotein 3-beta-glucuronosyltransferase 1-like isoform X2, producing MLRRRNLLTTLLIALPWALLLTLWHQYPTTHYLSLLRKTDENVTSKALLNGTSALREEVFPSCTRQQQSIGATPRIIQNYVYSRPPPWSDTLPTIFVITPTYTRPVQKAELTRLANTFLHVQNLHWVVVEDSPRRTNLVSNLLEKAGLNFTHLNVETPKSLKLGLSWIPSHTPRGTLQRNLGLHWLRDSFSNTPPPEGVVYFADDDNTYSLELFEEMRYTRRVSVWPVAFVGGLRYESPKVSPAGKVVGWKTVFDPNRPFAIDMAGFAISIKLILEKPHASFKLEGVKGGYQETSLLKDLVTMDGLEPKAANCTKVLVWHTRTERPTLVNEGKRGFTDPRVEV from the exons ATGCTGAGGAGACGTAACCTTCTTACCACGCTCCTGATTGCCTTGCCATGGGCTCTTCTCCTAACTTTGTGGCACCAGTACCCAACCACCCACTACCTCAGCCTCCTGAGAA AGACAGATGAGAACGTGACCTCTAAAGCTCTCCTTAATGGTACATCTGCACTGAGAGAAGAAGTCTTCCCATCATGCACTCGGCAGCAGCAAAGCATAGGAGCAACACCTAGAATCATCCAGAATTATGTGTACTCCAGGCCTCCCCCATGGTCAGACACCCTGCCAACCATCTTTGTTATCACCCCTACCTACACCCGGCCAGTGCAAAAAGCTGAGCTGACCCGTCTGGCCAACACCTTCCTCCACGTACAGAACCTGCACTGGGTGGTGGTGGAGGACTCTCCGCGGAGGACCAACCTTGTATCCAACCTGCTGGAGAAGGCTGGGCTCAACTTCACCCACCTCAACGTGGAGACACCCAAGAGCCTGAAGCTGGGTCTGTCCTGGATCCCATCCCACACCCCAAGGGGGACACTACAGAGGAACCTGGGGCTGCACTGGCTGAGGGACAGCTTCAGCAACACCCCACCACCAGAAGGCGTAGTCTATTTTGCTGATGATGATAACACCTACAGCCTGGAGCTCTTTGAGGAG ATGCGCTACACAAGGCGGGTCTCAGTCTGGCCAGTGGCTTTCGTTGGGGGGCTGCGATATGAATCCCCAAAagtgagcccagcagggaaggTGGTAGGCTGGAAAACCGTCTTTGACCCCAATCGTCCCTTTGCGATTGACATGGCTGGATTTGCTATCAGCATCAAGTTGATTTTGGAGAAGCCTCACGCCAGTTTCAAGCTGGAGGGAGTTAAAGGAGGGTACCAGGAAACAAGTCTGCTGAAGGATTTAGTGACTATGGACGGGCTGGAGCCCAAAGCAGCTAACTGCACAAAG GTGTTGGTCTGGCACACAAGAACTGAGAGGCCCACTCTGGTTAATGAAGGCAAGCGTGGGTTTACAGACCCCAGAGTAGAGGTGTAA